Proteins co-encoded in one Vidua macroura isolate BioBank_ID:100142 chromosome 13, ASM2450914v1, whole genome shotgun sequence genomic window:
- the LOC128814090 gene encoding basic proline-rich protein-like, giving the protein MCGLPECVRNTYRRCHARSQLGPSSVPARSQLGPSPVPARSQPGPRSVPSRSQVGSSPVPGRFQPSPSSVPVRSLPGPSSVPARSQVGSSSVPSSVPARSQLGPSSVPARFQLSSSPVPARFQLGPSSVPARSQLGPFPVPGRFQPGPSSVPARSQLSPSSVPAPFQLGSSPVPAQFQLGPSPVPGRFQLGPSSVPARSQLSSSSVPARSQLSSSSVPGRSQPGPRSVPARSQLSSSPVPAQFQLGPCPVPAPFQPGPSSVPARSQVGSSPVPGRFQPGPSSVPGRSQLSPSPVPGRFQPGPSSVPGRSQVGSSPVPAQFQVGPRSVPARSQLRSSPVPARSQLRSSPVPARSQLRSSSVPVRSQPRSPGWGAAAPCRTALPPQGGVSARRGPAPRGPVLSPRERSHTRVTRLPSGLAAGHPRGLRSARCRKAPTVLGRKRRLRGVRTERNGTERNGTGPGPGPGRAGPGRAQTSGNGSGSGSGRGPAQPARDRGSVLGAGPQRAGAPGRACPSSGPAPAGDAAARARPHLSRDVRRPGRAVAARGDGAAAARPVSERRTAGAERGGSGAGEHPEPRDEAWGPRPTGPGCAHRERLTHPQSRRSAALSLAAPRRPAPAAGLGLSGRVAAPPAHSPRSGPSSGTQGPGFAGRCVARRWRAAPAAPAVAPAVAPIPAAAPGPPGGGPTRVWPVLGVREAPPRPSRWFGAG; this is encoded by the exons ATGTGCGGTCTGCCTGAGTGTGTCCGTAACACCTACCGCCGCTGCCACGCCCGGTCCCAGCTCGGTCCCAGCTCGGTCCCAGCCCGGTCCCAGCTCGGTCCCAGCCCGGTCCCAGCTCGGTCCCAGCCCGGTCCCAGGTCGGTCCCTTCCCGGTCCCAGGTCGGTTCCAGCCCGGTCCCAGGTCGGTTCCAGCCTAGTCCCAGCTCAGTTCCAGTTCGGTCCCTGCCCGGTCCCAGCTCAGTTCCAGCCCGGTCCCAGGTCGGTTCCAGCTCAGTTCCCAG CTCGGTCCCAGCCCGGTCCCAGCTCGGTCCCAGCTCGGTCCCTGCCCGGTTCCAGCTCAGTTCCAGCCCGGTCCCAGCTCGGTTCCAGCTCGGTCCCAGCTCAGTTCCAGCCCGGTCCCAGCTCGGTCCCTTCCCGGTCCCAGGTCGGTTCCAGCCCGGTCCCAGCTCGGTCCCAGCCCGGTCCCAGCTCAGTCCCAGCTCAGTTCCAGCCCCGTTCCAGCTCGGTTCCAGCCCGGTCCCAGCTCAGTTCCAGCTCGGTCCCAGCCCGGTCCCAGGTCGGTTCCAGCTCGGTCCCAGCTCAGTTCCAGCCCGGTCCCAGCTCAGTTCCAGCTCGGTTCCAGCCCGGTCCCAGCTCAGTTCCAGCTCAGTCCCAGGTCGGTCCCAGCCCGGTCCCAGGTCGGTTCCAGCCCGGTCCCAGCTCAGTTCCAGCCCGGTCCCAGCTCAGTTCCAGCTCGGTCCCTGTCCGGTCCCAGCTCCGTTCCAGCCCGGTCCCAGCTCGGTTCCAGCCCGGTCCCAGGTCGGTTCCAGCCCGGTCCCAGGTCGGTTCCAGCCCGGTCCCAGCTCAGTTCCAGGTCGGTCCCAGCTCAGTCCCAGCCCGGTCCCAGGTCGGTTCCAGCCCGGTCCCAGCTCAGTTCCAGGTCGGTCCCAGGTCGGTTCCAGCCCGGTCCCAGCTCAGTTCCAGGTCGGTCCCAGGTCGGTTCCAGCCCGGTCCCAGCTCCGTTccagcccagtcccagcccGGTCCCAGCTCCGTTccagcccagtcccagcccGGTCCCAGCTCCGTTCCAGCTCGGTCCCTGTCCGGTCCCAGCCCCGCTCACCTGGCTGGGGCGCTGCTGCCCCCTGCCGGACGGCCCTGCCACCGCAGGGTGGCGTCtccgcccggcgcggccccgcgccccgcggcCCTGTGCTCAGCCCACGCGAGCGCAGCCACACGCGTGTGACACGTCTGCCCTCAGGGCTGGCCGCTGGGCACCCCCGGGGGTTACGCAGTGCGAG GTGCCGCAAGGCGCCGACAGTGCTGGGTAGAAAAAGGAGATTGCGCGGAGTGAGAACGGAACGGAACGGAACGGAACGGAACGGaacgggaccgggaccggggccgggccgggccgggccgggccgggcccagACGAGCGGGaacgggagcgggagcgggagcgggcgTGGCCCCGCCCAGCCCGCACGTGACCGCGGCAGCGTGCTGGGGGCGGGGCCTCAGCGCGCAGGCGCCCCGGGGAGGGCGTGCCCTTCCTCCGGGCCTGCCCCCGCGGGTGACGCCGCCGCGCGCGCCCGGCCCCACCTCTCGCGCGACGTcaggcggccgggccgggcggtggCGGCGCGCGGCGATGGAGCGGCCGCCGCTCGGCCGGTGAGTGAGCGGCGGACcgcgggagcggagcggggcgggagcggggcgggagaACACCCGGAACCGAGGGACGAGGCGTGGGGACCCCGCCCGACCGGCCCCGGGTGCGCCCATCGCGAGCGCCTCACCCACCCCCAGAGCCGCCGCTCGGCCGCGCTGTCTCTCGCCGCCCCTCGCCGCCCCGCTCCTGCGGCCGGTTTAGGACTCTCTGGCCGAGTCGCGGCCCCGCCGGCACACTCGCCCCGTTCCGGGCCGTCGTCCGGGACGCAGGGCCCGGGCTTCGCGGGGCGATGCGTGGCCCGGCGGTGGCGAGCGGCGCCTGCGGCCCCTGCCGTGGCCCCCGCGGTCGCCCCGatccccgcggccgccccgggcccTCCCGGGGGCGGCCCCACGCGCGTGTGGCCGGTGCTGGGGGTTCGCGAGGCACCGCCTCGGCCCTCGCGCTGGTTTGGGGCGGGCTAA